Proteins encoded in a region of the Saccharomyces eubayanus strain FM1318 chromosome V, whole genome shotgun sequence genome:
- the ECM32 gene encoding RNA helicase: MDFQCRTCNQALNAEQMMKHLSITRHKTVFKISSGEDICCEECQDTNIHQLQIIRFGGEDMILLCNSCFRKDYSETERPATSYSLQNGSILKFWEKYVKVRDCCCDICGEESRLNVNRTGEVLCDKCLPKSDKSKGFISEKSGRFLYIYLGLNETPNSTRKPSKKGGRRVSRGKKGEKAGKFKKDKKETFEDKISRIAYQVKKENSIIQSSSNSSLKNFKGFKAVESDSNIAVSFSNRAKANKSEAKKNNPGSLNGKKGKENRTKTNKKSENEVKREKENTSKNKKNNENEVKRDIAQIEAISEAKKKVSNQAKAKLDSKSKVKPVEKAQEPQPKILNAITEAANKTTLKKSKLKADQNQKIKKNIKGNADAQQSKLNLNGKRSTVTKKPNNKPDKTNSKWTIGSDGDSSRESSVCPTEKVNANNKMRNQQKKVDNKKVGSASKEKSVSQVSPKKSETNLYQDKDIEKTKNSGLIYEEGEPLTKYNAFKPTLSYPDLNTYLNDYSYALFLEQKLENDFMQNFSILWPRNERETAFIINVDKNNNPELEKLLPPNLLALGRPAFNERQPFFFCTQDEQQMWYIFIKELSIQRGKYVLLAELFSWNNLGLPTKNGSSQFKLLPTSAQTSRILFAMTRITNPKFIDLLLGQKPIKQIYFDNRLKFSSDKLNQSQKTAVEHVLNNSITILQGPPGTGKTSTIEEIIIQVIERFHAFPILCVAASNIAIDNIAEKILENRPQIKILRILSKKKEQQYGEDHPLGGICLHNIVYKNLSPDMKLVANRARRGEMISKSEDTKYYKEKTRITNKIVSLSQIIFTTNIAAGGRELKVIKECPVVIMDESTQSSEASTLVPLSLPGIRNFVFVGDEKQLSSFSNIPQLEASLFERVLSNGTYKKPLMLDTQYRMHPKISEFPIKKIYNGELRNGVTEQQKAWPGVEHPLFFYQCDLGPESRVRSTQRDIVGFTYENRHECQEIVKIVQILMLDKKVPLEEIGVVTPYSAQRDLLSEVLTKNIVINPKQVSMEQEYDEIELFNAAGSQGASSLQNNVINIINGLHVATVDSFQGHEKSFIIFSCVRNNSDNKIGFLRDKRRLNVALTRAKHGLIVVGNKNVLQNGDPLWRDYIAYLEEQDVIFTDLAAY, translated from the coding sequence ATGGATTTCCAGTGCAGAACATGTAATCAAGCTTTAAATGCAGAGCAGATGATGAAGCATCTCTCAATTACCAGACATAAGACAGTATTTAAAATTTCTAGTGGCGAGGACATCTGCTGTGAAGAATGTCAGGATACAAACATACACCAACTTCAAATCATTAGGTTTGGGGGTGAGGATATGATTTTACTTTGTAATTCTTGTTTTCGAAAGGACTATTCAGAAACAGAGCGTCCAGCAACTAGCTATTCATTACAAAATGGCTCCATATTAAAGTTCTGGGAGAAGTATGTGAAGGTTAGagattgttgttgtgaTATCTGTGGAGAAGAGTCTCGCCTGAATGTAAACCGCACAGGAGAAGTGTTATGTGACAAATGCCTACCAAAATCAGACAAAAGTAAAGGCTTCATTTCTGAAAAGAGTGGAAGATTTTTGTATATCTATTTGGGGCTTAACGAGACACCGAATAGCACTAGGAAACCTAGCAAAAAGGGAGGACGAAGAGTTAGTAGAGGGAAAAAGGGCGAAAAGGCTGGTAAGTTCaagaaagataaaaaagaaactttcGAAGACAAAATCAGTAGAATCGCCTACCAagtgaagaaagaaaatagtaTTATTCAAAGTTCTAGTAATTCAAGTttaaaaaacttcaaaggTTTCAAAGCAGTGGAAAGCGATTCAAATATTGCAGTGTCCTTCTCCAATCGtgcaaaagcaaacaaatcAGAGGCCAAAAAGAACAATCCTGGCTCGTTGAATGGgaaaaaagggaaagagaATAGAACAAAAACCAACAAAAAGAGTGAAAATGAAGTGAAAAGGGAGAAAGAGAACACGtcaaaaaacaagaaaaataatgaaaatgaagtgaAAAGAGATATCGCTCAAATTGAGGCTATTTCAGAAGCCAAAAAGAAGGTCAGTAACCAAGCTAAGGCAAAATTGGATTCAAAAAGCAAAGTTAAACCAGTTGAGAAGGCTCAAGAACCACAACCTAAAATTCTGAATGCTATAACTGAAGCTGCAAACAAAACTACTCTGAAAAAGAGTAAACTCAAAGCagatcaaaatcaaaagatcaaaaaaaatattaagGGTAACGCAGATGCACAACAAAGTAAGCTTAATTTAAATGGCAAGAGAAGCACAGTAACCAAGAAACCAAACAATAAGCCAGATAAAACCAACAGTAAATGGACAATTGGTTCTGATGGTGATTCTTCTAGGGAATCGAGTGTTTGCCCAACGGAGAAGGTTAATGCGAATAACAAAATGCGAAACCAGCAAAAGAAGGTtgacaataaaaaagtgGGCTCTGcatcaaaggaaaaatcCGTCTCTCAAGTAAGCCCCAAAAAATCCGAGACAAATCTATATCAAGATAAAGATATCgaaaagaccaaaaacAGCGGACTCATTTATGAGGAAGGTGAACCGCTGACCAAATATAATGCCTTCAAGCCCACGTTGTCATATCCAGACTTGAACACGTACTTAAATGATTATTCGTACGCCCTGTTCTTGGAACAGAAATTAGAGAACGATTTCATGCAGAACTTTAGCATATTGTGGCCTCGTAATGAAAGGGAAACAGCCTTCATTATCAATGTTgacaaaaacaacaatcccgaattagaaaaattacTACCTCCTAATTTGCTTGCACTCGGTAGGCCAGCATTCAATGAGAGGCAgccctttttcttctgcaCCCAGGATGAACAACAGATGTGgtatatcttcatcaaagaaCTTTCTATTCAAAGAGGTAAATATGTGTTGTTGGCAGAGCTATTTTCATGGAATAATTTGGGGCTGCCAACGAAGAACGGATCATCCCAGTTCAAGCTCTTACCAACGTCTGCACAAACGAGCAGAATCTTGTTCGCTATGACGCGTATTACCAATCCGAAATTCATTGATCTGCTGTTGGGGCAGAAGCCTATTAAACAGatatattttgataatagattgaaattttcaagcGACAAGTTAAACCAATCTCAAAAAACAGCAGTGGAGCATGTTTTAAACAATAGTATCACTATATTACAAGGCCCACCTGGTACGGGTAAAACGTCTACAATTGAGGAGATAATCATTCAAGTGATTGAAAGGTTCCATGCATTCCCAATATTGTGTGTTGCCGCATCCAATATTGCCATTGATAACATTGCAGAGAAGATCCTGGAAAATAGGCCTCAGATCAAGATCTTGAGAAtcttatcaaaaaaaaaggagcAACAATATGGTGAAGATCATCCACTGGGCGGTATCTGTCTTCACAATATAGTGTACAAAAACCTTTCTCCAGACATGAAATTGGTGGCAAACAGAGCCCGCAGGGGCGAAATGATTTCTAAATCTGAAGATACCAAAtattacaaagaaaagactcGTATTACCAATAAGATTGTATCCTTATCACAAATCATTTTCACAACTAATATCGCTGCAGGTGGGCGCGAACTGAAAGTTATCAAGGAATGTCCCGTGGTGATTATGGATGAGTCCACACAATCCTCAGAGGCCTCCACATTAGTTCCACTGTCATTACCGGGCATAAGGAACTTTGTCTTTGTTGGTGACGAAAAGCAATTGTCAAGCTTCAGCAACATCCCACAATTGGAAGCCTCGCTATTTGAAAGAGTCCTGTCGAACGGCACATACAAAAAGCCACTAATGTTGGACACTCAGTACAGAATGCACCCAAAGATCAGCGAGTTCCccataaagaaaatctacAACGGCGAATTAAGGAACGGTGTCACGGAGCAACAAAAGGCATGGCCTGGCGTGGAGCATCCTCTGTTCTTCTACCAATGCGATCTGGGGCCTGAGAGCAGAGTGAGAAGCACACAAAGAGACATAGTCGGATTCACGTACGAAAACAGACACGAGTGCCAAGAGATCGTGAAGATCGTCCAAATACTAATGCTGGACAAGAAAGTCCCGCTGGAGGAGATAGGTGTCGTGACACCGTACTCCGCACAACGTGACCTGCTATCTGAGGTCTTGACCAAAAATATAGTCATCAACCCCAAACAAGTCTCCATGGAACAAGAATACGACGAAATCGAACTATTTAACGCGGCCGGCTCGCAAGGAGCCAGCAGCTTGCAGAACAATGTtatcaacatcatcaacGGTCTGCATGTCGCCACCGTGGATTCCTTCCAAGGCCACGAGAAATCCTTTATAATCTTTTCCTGTGTCAGAAACAACAGCGACAACAAAATCGGATTCCTGCGCGATAAGAGAAGGCTGAACGTGGCCTTGACAAGAGCCAAGCACGGCCTGATTGTGGTCGGTAACAAAAATGTCTTACAAAACGGTGACCCGCTGTGGAGAGACTACATCGCCTACCTCGAGGAGCAAGACGTCATATTTACCGACCTTGCAGCCTACTAG
- the BMH1 gene encoding 14-3-3 family protein BMH1 translates to MSTSREDSVYLAKLAEQAERYEEMVENMKAVASSGQELSVEERNLLSVAYKNVIGARRASWRIVSSIEQKEESKEKSEHQVELIRSYRSKIETELTKISDDILSVLDSHLIPSATTGESKVFYYKMKGDYHRYLAEFSSTDAREKATNASLEAYKTASEIATTELPPTHPIRLGLALNFSVFYYEIQNSPDKACHLAKQAFDDAIAELDTLSEESYKDSTLIMQLLRDNLTLWTSDMSESGQAEDQQQQQQQQPAAATEGEAPK, encoded by the coding sequence ATGTCAACCAGTCGTGAAGATTCCGTGTACTTAGCCAAGTTGGCTGAACAGGCCGAACGTTACGAAGAAATGGTCGAAAACATGAAGGCCGTAGCCTCCTCCGGCCAAGAGCTCTCCGTTGAAGAACGTAACTTGTTGTCCGTTGCCTACAAGAACGTTATTGGTGCCCGTCGTGCTTCCTGGAGAATCGTATCCTCTATCGAACAGAAGGAGGAGTCTAAGGAGAAGTCCGAACACCAGGTCGAGCTGATTCGCTCGTACCGTTCGAAGATCGAAACTGAACTTACCAAGATCTCCGACGACATTTTATCCGTGCTAGACTCTCACCTGATTCCATCCGCCACCACCGGTGAGTCCAAGGTCTTCTACTACAAGATGAAGGGTGATTACCACCGTTATTTGGCCGAGTTTTCCAGTACTGACGCCAGAGAAAAGGCCACTAACGCTTCTTTGGAGGCCTACAAGACCGCTTCTGAGATTGCTACCACAGAGTTGCCACCAACCCACCCAATCCGTCTGGGTTTGGCCCTTAACTTCTCCGTCTTCTACTACGAAATTCAAAACTCCCCAGACAAAGCCTGTCATCTGGCCAAACAAGCCTTCGACGACGCTATTGCCGAGTTGGACACTCTATCCGAAGAATCATACAAAGATAGCACACTGATCATGCAACTGTTAAGGGACAATTTGACTTTATGGACTTCAGACATGTCCGAATCAGGCCAGGCTGAAGaccaacagcaacaacagcagcagcagcctGCTGCTGCCACTGAGGGTGAAGCACCAAAGTAA
- the PDA1 gene encoding pyruvate dehydrogenase (acetyl-transferring) subunit E1 alpha, whose amino-acid sequence MLAASFKRQPSQLARGLRSVLYTSTRLSHVRTMATLKTNDKKAPEEIEGTDTVQIELPESSFESYMLDPPDLSYETSKATLLQMYKDMVIIRRMEMACDALYKAKKIRGFCHLSVGQEAIAVGIENAITKLDTIITSYRCHGFTFMRGASVKAVLAELLGRRAGVSFGKGGSMHLYAPGFYGGNGIVGAQVPLGAGLAFAHQYKNEDACSFTLYGDGASNQGQVFESFNMAKLWNLPVVFCCENNKYGMGTSAARSSAMTEYFKRGQYIPGLKVNGMDILAVYQASKFAKDWCLSGKGPLVLEYETYRYGGHSMSDPGTTYRTRDEIQHMRSKNDPIAGLKMHLVDLGIATEGEVKAYDKAARKYVDEQVELADAAAPPEAKLSILFEDVYVKGTETPTLRGRIPEDTWDFQKQGFASRN is encoded by the coding sequence ATGCTTGCTGCTTCATTCAAACGCCAACCATCGCAATTGGCCCGTGGGCTGAGAAGTGTCCTGTACACTTCCACCAGATTAAGCCATGTTCGTACTATGGCAACTTTAAAGACAAACGATAAAAAAGCacctgaagaaattgagGGCACGGACACTGTGCAAATCGAGTTGCCCGAGTCCTCTTTTGAATCGTACATGCTGGACCCTCCAGACTTGTCCTACGAGACTTCCAAAGCCACTTTATTGCAAATGTATAAAGATATGGTCATCATCAGAAGAATGGAGATGGCTTGCGACGCCTTGTACAAGGCCAAGAAAATCAGAGGTTTCTGCCACTTGTCTGTCGGTCAAGAAGCTATTGCCGTCGGTATTGAGAACGCCATCACAAAACTGGACACCATCATTACATCCTATAGATGTCATGGTTTCACCTTCATGAGAGGCGCCTCAGTGAAAGCCGTCCTGGCTGAGTTACTGGGCAGAAGAGCCGGTGTCTCCTTTGGTAAAGGTGGCTCCATGCATCTTTATGCTCCAGGGTTCTACGGTGGTAACGGTATCGTGGGTGCTCAAGTTCCTTTGGGTGCAGGTTTAGCATTTGCTCACCAGTACAAGAACGAAGACGCCTGCTCTTTCACTTTGTATGGTGATGGTGCCTCCAACCAAGGCCAAGTCTTTGAGTCTTTCAATATGGCCAAGTTATGGAACTTGCCTGTTGTGTTTTGTTGTGAGAACAATAAGTACGGTATGGGTACTTCTGCCGCAAGATCATCTGCCATGACCGAATATTTCAAGCGTGGTCAATACATCCCAGGTTTGAAAGTCAATGGTATGGATATTTTAGCCGTCTACCAAGCATCCAAGTTTGCCAAGGACTGGTGTTTATCTGGTAAGGGTCCTCTTGTTTTGGAATACGAAACCTATAGATACGGTGGCCATTCCATGTCCGACCCTGGTACCACATACAGAACCAGAGACGAAATTCAACACATGAGATCCAAGAACGACCCAATTGCTGGTCTCAAGATGCATTTGGTCGATTTAGGTATTGCCACTGAAGGGGAAGTCAAAGCTTACGACAAGGCCGCTAGAAAATACGTTGACGAACAAGTCGAATTAGCCGATGCTGCTGCTCCTCCAGAAGCTAAACTATCTATCTTGTTTGAAGATGTCTACGTGAAGGGTACAGAAACCCCAACTTTAAGAGGTAGAATTCCTGAAGATACTTGGGACTTCCAAAAGCAAGGCTTCGCTTCTAGGAATTAA
- the DMC1 gene encoding recombinase DMC1, with protein MTMSITEVFGEFRCGKTQMSHTLCVTTQLPREMGGGEGKVAYIDTEGTFRPERIKQIAESYDLDPESCLANVSYARALNSEHQMELVEQLGEELSSGDYRLVVVDSIMANFRVDYCGRGELSERQQKLNXHLFKLNRLAEEFNVAVFLTNQVQSDPGASALFASADGRKPIGGHVLAHASATRILLRKGRGDERVAKLQDSPDMPERECVYVIGEKGITDASD; from the coding sequence ATGACAATGAGTATTACTGAAGTATTTGGTGAGTTTAGGTGTGGTAAAACACAGATGTCTCACACTTTATGCGTTACGACACAACTTCCAAGGGAAATGGGTGGAGGTGAAGGTAAAGTGGCATATATTGATACAGAAGGTACTTTTAGGCCCGAAAGAATCAAACAGATTGCTGAAAGCTACGACCTTGATCCTGAATCATGCTTAGCAAACGTTTCTTATGCTAGAGCCTTGAATAGCGAACACCAAATGGAGCTTGTAGAACAATTGGGTGAAGAACTAAGTTCTGGAGATTATCGTTTGGTGGTTGTGGACTCAATAATGGCTAATTTTCGAGTTGATTACTGTGGTAGAGGTGAACTGAGTGAAAGACAGCAGAAGCTAAATCAWCATCTCTTTAAATTGAATAGATTAGCGGAAGAATTTAACGTCGCAGTATTTCTGACTAACCAAGTTCAATCCGACCCAGGTGCTTCTGCCTTATTTGCATCTGCAGATGGCAGAAAACCGATTGGTGGGCACGTCCTGGCACATGCTTCAGCAACAAGAATCCTGTTGAGAAAAGGTCGTGGTGATGAAAGAGTCGCTAAATTACAGGATTCTCCAGATATGCCTGAAAGAGAGTGTGTTTACGTGATCGGTGAAAAAGGTATTACGGACGCAAGTGATTAG
- the ISC10 gene encoding Isc10p — protein sequence MNVGEKVQQDENQTHLPLXKKSNNLFIKEKAVTEYNKPDNIRLRNLNFNHRKYLDEKKTKQFPVPVNFEKSTRCEVGIGLEPGELTDVNLDYIPKSPSIEKISGPNTTITPKNIIHLQSDSDLVIEECDRGYDCGPFYHLYNYENRIEPDDYEAIIEAIITDEIAGTYPMFERELEYQELKGLVRKRDYILYYLFSKDYLGFFQLKEERTFFYTYPSIAYTSPLRYLDNVPENDLFTEENDEQLQSFDFENMSSVRTLDSGVWR from the coding sequence ATGAATGTCGGTGAGAAGGTGcaacaagatgaaaatcAAACACATCTTCCCCTAMacaagaaatcaaataaCCTTTttataaaggaaaaggctGTGACAGAATACAACAAACCTGATAATATAAGGCTTCGTAATTTGAACTTCAATCATAGAAAATATCtggacgaaaaaaaaacgaagcAATTTCCGGTTCCGGTTAACTTCGAAAAGTCTACCAGATGTGAAGTCGGTATAGGTTTAGAACCTGGGGAATTAACTGACGTTAACCTTGATTATATACCAAAATCCCCGTctatagaaaaaatatcaggGCCCAACACTACCATTACACCGAAAAACATAATACATTTACAATCTGATTCAGATCTTGTTATCGAAGAATGTGATCGCGGTTATGACTGTGGCCCTTTTTATCACCTATACAACTACGAAAATAGAATCGAACCTGATGATTACGAAGCCATTATTGAAGCTATAATAACCGACGAAATTGCCGGTACATATCCGATGTTTGAACGAGAATTAGAATATCAAGAGTTGAAAGGCCTTGTTAGAAAGCGGgattatattttatattatttgttttctaaGGATTACTTGGGATTCTTTCAGCTAAAAGAGGAAcgtacatttttttatacttACCCCTCRATTGCTTATACTAGCCCATTGAGATATCTGGATAACGTACCTGAAAACGACTTGTTcactgaagaaaatgatgagCAGCTTCAGTCATTTGATTTCGAAAATATGTCATCTGTTAGGACTTTGGACAGCGGTGTATGGCGTTAA
- the SLO1 gene encoding Slo1p, translated as MSAENTSSDLPVSTQLSFEANVSDKEVKTKNEKLVRQTKLLKDTLDLLWNKTLEQQEVCEHLKQENDYLEDYIGNLMKSSNVLEK; from the coding sequence ATGTCTGCAGAAAACACTAGCAGCGATTTACCAGTCAGTACCCAATTATCTTTTGAAGCCAACGTTAGCGATAAGGAAGTTAAAACGAAAAATGAGAAGTTAGTGCGTCAAACcaaacttttgaaagataCTTTAGATCTGCTCTGGAATAAGACATTGGAACAGCAGGAGGTTTGTGAGCACctcaaacaagaaaatgattATTTGGAAGATTATATTGGtaatttgatgaaatccAGTAACGTCTTAGAGAAATAG
- the FMP10 gene encoding Fmp10p, producing MFKKTILGQLRRYTNGVVFKTASKPKRKWIPWTIFGGSFLGGWYLTQHMTFMDLLAYWKYDALPKNADEVVKYHANLNQRLNGLSIVKQLEEAGFVQVIAPEEKNLLVSKALNTPGGIAIPPRIYYSPSRRETIGIYHLGMKLTGYPFLIHGGILATVIEDLMKEAIRLEKGTENINQETKDLSVSYKFPTLANQFVVVRTTDLEKYGNKTKLKAELMDQSGNRTLVKATATFSSQ from the coding sequence ATGTTCAAGAAAACTATATTAGGGCAGTTGAGAAGGTATACAAATGGTGTTGTATTCAAAACGGCCTCCAAAcctaaaagaaaatggatTCCATGGACCATTTTCGGCGGAAGTTTCCTTGGGGGATGGTACTTAACGCAACATATGACATTCATGGATCTTCTCGCTTATTGGAAATATGATGCTCTGCCAAAAAATGCAGATGAAGTGGTCAAGTATCATGCAAATTTGAATCAACGTTTGAATGGTTTATCTATTGTGAAACAATTAGAGGAAGCCGGATTTGTACAAGTGATTGCCCctgaagagaaaaacttGTTAGTGTCAAAGGCATTGAATACACCAGGCGGGATTGCCATACCACCAAGAATTTATTATAGTCCAAGTAGACGTGAAACTATCGGGATATACCATTTAGGTATGAAGCTAACAGGTTATCCCTTTTTAATTCATGGTGGAATCCTAGCAACAGTAATTGAAGACTTAATGAAAGAAGCCATTAGACTGGAAAAGGGgacagaaaatataaatcaaGAAACGAAGGATCTGAGCGTTTCATACAAGTTCCCCACATTAGCCAATCAGTTTGTTGTGGTAAGAACAACAGATCTCGAGAAATATGGAAACAAGACTAAACTAAAGGCAGAATTGATGGACCAAAGTGGCAACAGAACGTTAGTCAAAGCGACTGCTACATTTTCTAGTCAATAG
- the FAU1 gene encoding 5-formyltetrahydrofolate cyclo-ligase, whose translation MATKQILRRQIKRAIRALDYDTIATESHAISQVVRSLIASTHTKSVACYMSMDKGEVTTGEIIKNLFDDGKEVFLPRCTHTSESKHFKLRDDHHPHLIFHRMTSLTMVRDLKPQGPYQLKEPEPHFEEATNLDLVLVPGVAFDLKTGARMGHGAGYYDDFFQRYKIVHDGHKPLLVGLCLVEQVTAPIPLEKHDFPMDCIVCGDGSIHWVK comes from the coding sequence ATGGCCACCAAACAAATATTGAGACGGCAAATCAAGAGGGCGATAAGGGCCCTTGATTACGATACTATCGCTACAGAATCACATGCTATATCTCAAGTAGTACGGTCATTAATTGCTTCCACTCACACTAAAAGTGTAGCATGTTATATGAGCATGGATAAAGGAGAAGTAACAACCGGAGAAATCATCAAGAACCTATTTGATGATGGAAAAGAGGTTTTTTTGCCAAGATGCACACATACTTCCGAATCCAAGCATTTCAAATTACGGGATGACCATCATCCACATTTAATATTCCATCGAATGACTAGTTTGACAATGGTACGTGATTTGAAGCCCCAAGGTCCATATCAATTAAAGGAGCCTGAACCCCACTTTGAGGAAGCCACCAATTTGGATCTTGTTTTGGTGCCTGGGGTGGCATTTGATCTCAAAACCGGTGCAAGGATGGGCCACGGTGCTGGGTACTATgatgatttctttcaacGGTATAAGATAGTACATGATGGCCATAAACCACTTCTAGTTGGGTTATGCCTTGTAGAACAAGTGACTGCGCCTATTCCTTTGGAGAAACATGATTTCCCTATGGACTGTATAGTATGTGGAGATGGATCCATACATTGGGTTAAATAg